From the genome of Scytonema hofmannii PCC 7110, one region includes:
- a CDS encoding cytochrome P450, with product MKFPLLQTLQLIVNPIKFLENSAARYGDPFSVRVLGLNSPPVVFFSHPQAIAECFAIPAKELDFKKATHVFEPLFGANSIVLQEGRSHNRQRQLLMPPFHGDRMTTYGQAICKIAEEATQNWQVDTIISMQEVMPDITLQIILQVVFGLRPGERYQKLRERLTSLLEDITKPLYSTLFFFPPLQKDLGAWSPWGNYKKRIEEIDKLIYAEIYERRLENENLDSSFQLSSRTDVLSLLMSASDEDGQQMTDIELRDQLVSLLLLGYETTAAVLTWVFYLIHSHPQVKDKLLQELNSLENTANPEVITQLPYLSAVCQETLRSHPIALICTPRMVKDRVEIAGQTFESGTVLVPCIYLAHQRIETYPEPKKFQPERFLEQKFSPYEYLPFGGGYRGCIGTAFSMYELKLVLATILSRFQLALVDNHPVHPVRRGITIVPSGGVKMTIKSTLDQ from the coding sequence ATGAAATTCCCCTTACTACAGACATTACAATTAATAGTCAATCCTATAAAATTTCTAGAAAATAGTGCTGCTCGATATGGCGACCCTTTCTCAGTAAGAGTGTTAGGACTTAATTCACCACCTGTGGTATTTTTTAGTCACCCTCAAGCCATTGCAGAGTGCTTTGCAATCCCTGCTAAAGAGTTAGATTTCAAAAAAGCAACTCATGTTTTTGAACCTTTGTTTGGAGCAAATTCCATAGTCCTACAAGAAGGGCGATCGCACAACCGCCAGCGTCAGTTATTAATGCCACCTTTTCATGGCGATCGCATGACAACTTACGGTCAAGCTATTTGCAAAATTGCAGAAGAAGCTACACAAAACTGGCAGGTAGACACAATTATTTCTATGCAAGAAGTCATGCCAGATATCACTTTACAAATTATTTTGCAAGTCGTATTTGGTCTTCGTCCTGGGGAACGCTATCAAAAATTAAGAGAACGACTAACTTCGTTATTAGAAGATATCACAAAACCATTATACTCTACTTTATTTTTCTTTCCACCACTACAAAAAGATTTAGGTGCGTGGAGTCCTTGGGGGAATTACAAGAAACGGATTGAAGAAATCGATAAACTGATTTATGCAGAAATTTACGAACGCCGTCTGGAAAATGAGAATTTAGACAGCAGTTTTCAATTATCATCTCGTACAGACGTTCTCAGTCTATTAATGTCAGCAAGTGACGAAGACGGACAACAGATGACAGATATTGAACTACGCGACCAATTAGTCTCACTACTACTTTTAGGGTATGAAACCACAGCAGCTGTCTTGACTTGGGTGTTTTATTTAATTCACTCACATCCACAAGTCAAAGATAAGTTATTACAAGAATTAAATAGTTTGGAAAATACAGCAAATCCTGAAGTTATTACTCAACTTCCCTACCTGAGTGCTGTTTGCCAAGAAACTCTGCGCTCGCATCCCATTGCCTTAATTTGCACGCCAAGAATGGTTAAAGATAGAGTAGAGATTGCAGGTCAGACATTTGAATCTGGGACAGTTTTAGTTCCCTGTATTTATTTAGCACATCAGCGTATTGAAACTTATCCAGAACCAAAAAAATTTCAGCCCGAAAGATTTTTAGAGCAGAAATTTTCACCTTATGAATACCTACCCTTTGGTGGAGGTTATCGCGGTTGTATTGGCACAGCATTTTCTATGTACGAACTAAAATTAGTATTGGCAACAATTTTGTCACGCTTTCAATTAGCACTGGTTGATAATCATCCAGTCCATCCAGTACGTAGGGGAATTACTATTGTTCCTTCAGGTGGCGTTAAGATGACGATCAAAAGTACGCTCGACCAATAA
- a CDS encoding chlorophyll a/b-binding protein, translating into MQDTTRATTPVIDDRNTWRWGFTPQAEVWNGRLAMIGFSAAALIELFSGQGFLHFWGIL; encoded by the coding sequence ATGCAAGATACAACAAGAGCTACTACTCCGGTAATCGACGATCGCAACACTTGGCGCTGGGGTTTCACTCCTCAAGCAGAAGTTTGGAACGGTCGTTTGGCAATGATTGGTTTCTCTGCCGCAGCTTTGATTGAGTTATTCTCTGGTCAAGGCTTCCTTCACTTCTGGGGTATTCTGTAA
- a CDS encoding chlorophyll a/b-binding protein, translating into MQDTTRATTPVIDDRNTWRWGFTPQAEVWNGRLAMIGFSAAALIELFSGQGFLHFWGIL; encoded by the coding sequence ATGCAAGATACAACAAGAGCTACTACTCCGGTAATCGACGATCGCAACACTTGGCGCTGGGGTTTCACTCCTCAAGCAGAAGTTTGGAACGGTCGTTTGGCAATGATTGGTTTCTCTGCCGCAGCTTTGATTGAGTTATTCTCTGGTCAAGGCTTCCTGCACTTCTGGGGTATTCTGTAA
- a CDS encoding transketolase, protein MTAISPKETSTAPNFCEGIQYFGGSIPGFETYGKRPAVESGDSAIANPSDPAAVFQTLLAADALRYLTLQITGSKASGHPGGFASQAEAYASLVMLGYKNIITEVGHHAPGFYSAMFLDRSLEDMGIHTVQQLRDRFREKHGLLGHLSGYIPGILAPAGPLGQGQHFAMAAALLHKDKLFPFTIGDGGLGEPYIMSSMAHFHTAFPGVTNFLPVLVWNGYSQEHHSMVSLKTNEQMIAYWRGNGFEEVVLVDAKEFDDANQSGDYVDSTAFSFEQRLAFTQAVLSGVDKAASSALGGKLTVFIIKQLKGAGVHARGAKSHNLYPKDTLDAPHIISALVERALPVEAWELVRTNCERAGGGPAAKTVVTEFEYPLPDLGELPLEEYAVGGDAKVSTTAMGRLVAKVGQVDRDFLVTNADGNEASGIANINQALKIIHPTTDDLYNQTPNGQVYEPLSEDACAGLAVGLSLMGARTLWCSYESFAINGLPIWQTVTQAMAELRRPTPSTITLFTAGALEQGRNGWTHQRPEIEAYFASMMRNGNVFPVFPTDANSIQVCYDWALTTKNKGIVITASKSPLPIRTTFEQTRQGLSEGAIVLHESSEKKKVVFAVIGDMTLIPVFEAAASLEQEGIGVKIVSVINPRRLYRLGDTAWDTCSEPDGDFVSDEKFAELFDGDGLIGVTGGASAMLEPIMLRSTSKRDTFAWKRGETTASAGELMAFNGLTAAALKKRGIELVG, encoded by the coding sequence ATGACAGCAATTAGCCCAAAGGAAACTTCAACGGCTCCCAATTTTTGTGAAGGAATTCAATACTTTGGCGGATCTATCCCAGGTTTTGAAACTTATGGCAAAAGACCAGCAGTAGAGTCGGGTGATTCTGCGATCGCCAACCCCTCAGATCCAGCAGCCGTCTTCCAAACCTTACTTGCTGCTGATGCTTTGCGCTATCTGACATTGCAGATAACTGGTAGTAAAGCCTCCGGACACCCAGGTGGATTTGCCAGTCAAGCGGAAGCCTATGCATCGCTTGTCATGCTTGGTTACAAAAATATTATTACCGAAGTGGGACATCACGCTCCTGGCTTTTACAGTGCCATGTTCTTGGATCGTTCTCTAGAGGACATGGGAATTCATACAGTGCAGCAATTGCGCGATCGCTTCCGGGAAAAGCACGGGTTGTTAGGGCATCTCTCCGGCTACATTCCCGGTATCTTAGCACCTGCGGGTCCTTTAGGACAGGGGCAACATTTTGCAATGGCGGCTGCGCTGCTGCACAAAGACAAGCTTTTTCCCTTTACTATTGGTGATGGTGGATTGGGCGAACCTTATATCATGAGTTCGATGGCGCACTTCCACACGGCTTTTCCTGGCGTGACTAACTTTTTACCCGTTTTGGTATGGAATGGTTACAGCCAAGAACACCACAGCATGGTGTCTCTCAAAACCAACGAACAGATGATCGCTTACTGGCGGGGTAATGGTTTTGAGGAAGTTGTGTTAGTCGATGCTAAAGAATTTGACGATGCAAACCAATCAGGAGACTATGTTGATAGTACAGCTTTTTCCTTTGAGCAGAGGTTAGCTTTTACTCAAGCTGTACTCTCTGGTGTAGATAAAGCTGCAAGTTCGGCTTTAGGGGGTAAGCTGACTGTTTTTATTATCAAACAACTTAAAGGTGCAGGAGTTCACGCACGAGGTGCGAAGTCTCATAACCTCTATCCTAAAGATACTTTAGATGCACCCCATATTATTAGTGCGCTAGTTGAACGCGCTCTACCTGTGGAAGCTTGGGAATTGGTACGGACAAATTGCGAACGTGCGGGTGGGGGTCCTGCAGCGAAGACTGTTGTGACAGAATTTGAATATCCTTTGCCAGACTTAGGCGAATTGCCTTTGGAAGAATATGCTGTTGGTGGTGATGCAAAAGTTTCTACCACAGCAATGGGACGATTGGTAGCAAAAGTTGGACAGGTAGATCGTGATTTCCTCGTCACGAATGCTGATGGTAACGAAGCATCTGGGATTGCTAATATTAACCAAGCACTGAAGATTATTCACCCTACCACTGACGATCTATACAACCAAACACCAAATGGACAAGTTTACGAACCTTTGAGTGAAGATGCTTGTGCGGGGTTAGCTGTTGGTTTGTCTTTAATGGGTGCGAGAACTTTATGGTGTTCTTATGAATCTTTTGCTATCAACGGATTACCTATTTGGCAAACCGTGACGCAAGCAATGGCAGAATTGCGTCGTCCTACACCTTCGACTATTACATTATTTACTGCAGGCGCATTGGAGCAAGGGCGCAATGGTTGGACTCACCAACGTCCTGAAATTGAAGCTTATTTTGCTTCTATGATGCGGAATGGGAATGTGTTTCCTGTTTTTCCAACCGATGCTAATAGCATTCAAGTTTGTTATGACTGGGCGCTAACGACTAAGAATAAGGGGATTGTCATTACTGCTAGTAAATCTCCTTTACCTATTCGTACTACTTTTGAACAAACTCGTCAGGGATTAAGTGAGGGTGCGATCGTATTGCATGAAAGTTCTGAGAAGAAGAAAGTTGTTTTTGCTGTAATTGGAGATATGACTTTAATACCAGTGTTTGAAGCGGCTGCTTCGTTAGAACAAGAAGGTATTGGAGTGAAGATTGTTTCTGTTATTAACCCGCGTCGTTTGTATCGTCTTGGTGATACTGCTTGGGATACTTGTTCTGAACCTGATGGCGATTTTGTCAGTGATGAAAAGTTTGCTGAATTGTTTGATGGTGATGGGTTGATTGGTGTGACTGGCGGTGCTAGTGCAATGCTTGAACCTATTATGTTGAGGAGTACTAGCAAGCGGGATACTTTTGCTTGGAAGCGTGGGGAAACAACTGCGAGTGCTGGTGAGTTGATGGCTTTTAATGGTTTGACTGCTGCGGCTTTGAAGAAGCGGGGGATTGAGTTGGTGGGTTAA
- a CDS encoding IS5 family transposase encodes MYRKQGQTSIPTENFELPFEGKLSEDNRWVMMAAFIPWTEFEEEYSSFFSVEMGAPAKSFRMALGALIIKEKLGISDRETVEQIKENPYLQYFIGMSYYSNEAPFDASMLVHFRERISVELVNKVNQEMVKKMLEATSSKLSEKKTESPEEEGETPKNRGKLIIDATCAPGDISYPTDLELLNQARKQTEKIIDLLYEQTLGQLEKKPRTYRERARKDYLAVAKKRRVSQKDRRKAIRKQLQYIKRNLSHIEQLIISGASLEDLSHRQYKMLLVVAEVYRQQLWLYENKKQSIDDRIVSLTQPHIRPIVRGKAGKSVEFGAKLSASCFEGYIFLDHISWDNFNESGDLKAQVEAFKNYTGYYPESVHVDKIYRTRENRAWCKERGIIMSGPPLGRPPANVSKEKKKQDLESERIRNCIEGKFGQGKRRFSLNRVMTKLAHTSETAIAITFLVMNLSTQLSRLFYAFLCLFFKTTPFSPFTIIENNQSLNHR; translated from the coding sequence ATGTACCGAAAACAGGGACAAACTTCAATCCCAACTGAAAACTTTGAACTCCCGTTCGAGGGCAAGTTATCAGAAGATAATCGTTGGGTAATGATGGCTGCTTTCATTCCTTGGACAGAATTTGAAGAAGAATATTCTTCATTTTTCTCAGTAGAGATGGGAGCACCTGCCAAATCTTTTCGGATGGCATTAGGGGCATTAATAATCAAAGAAAAGTTGGGGATAAGCGATAGAGAAACAGTAGAGCAAATTAAAGAAAATCCTTATCTACAGTACTTTATAGGAATGTCATATTATAGTAATGAAGCTCCATTTGATGCATCAATGTTGGTACATTTTCGGGAAAGAATTAGTGTGGAGCTTGTTAACAAAGTGAATCAAGAAATGGTGAAGAAGATGCTAGAAGCAACATCTTCTAAACTATCTGAAAAAAAAACAGAATCACCAGAAGAAGAAGGTGAGACACCCAAAAATCGGGGAAAATTAATAATAGATGCAACTTGTGCTCCGGGTGATATCAGCTATCCGACAGATTTAGAGCTACTCAATCAAGCAAGAAAACAGACAGAGAAAATTATAGACTTACTTTACGAACAGACTTTGGGTCAATTAGAGAAAAAACCAAGAACCTATAGAGAGAGGGCTAGAAAGGATTATCTAGCAGTCGCTAAAAAACGTCGCGTTTCCCAAAAAGACAGGAGAAAAGCAATTAGAAAACAACTTCAATATATCAAAAGAAACTTATCTCATATTGAACAGCTAATTATTTCAGGAGCCTCTCTGGAAGATTTAAGTCACAGACAATATAAGATGTTGCTTGTAGTTGCAGAAGTCTACCGTCAACAACTCTGGTTGTATGAAAATAAAAAACAGAGTATTGACGACCGCATTGTCAGTTTAACCCAACCACATATCCGTCCAATTGTCCGAGGGAAAGCTGGTAAATCGGTAGAATTTGGGGCAAAATTGTCTGCTAGTTGCTTTGAAGGATATATATTTTTAGACCATATAAGTTGGGATAATTTTAATGAATCAGGAGACTTAAAAGCTCAAGTAGAAGCCTTTAAAAATTACACAGGGTACTATCCAGAATCTGTTCATGTTGATAAAATTTATCGCACAAGAGAGAACCGAGCTTGGTGTAAAGAAAGAGGTATTATAATGAGCGGACCTCCTTTAGGAAGACCCCCAGCTAATGTTAGTAAAGAAAAAAAGAAACAAGATTTAGAATCTGAGAGAATTCGTAATTGTATTGAGGGAAAATTTGGACAGGGGAAAAGAAGATTTAGCCTCAATCGCGTGATGACGAAACTTGCTCATACTTCTGAAACTGCAATTGCTATTACTTTTTTAGTGATGAATCTTTCTACTCAGCTCTCGCGGCTATTTTATGCTTTTTTATGTCTATTTTTTAAAACTACACCTTTTTCCCCATTTACTATTATTGAAAATAATCAGTCCTTAAATCATAGATAG
- a CDS encoding type II toxin-antitoxin system VapC family toxin: protein MIYLLDTDTCIYWLTNRVSVRTKIQQVGWDKISICIITVAELYYGAYNSNRVEENLIRAEFFIAQLPVLPLTDSAVKHYGELKAELRRLGQPIGDFDLLIASVALTGNYILVTNNTRHYDRMTQLQLENWFLPS from the coding sequence GTGATTTACTTACTTGATACTGATACTTGTATCTATTGGTTAACCAATCGAGTCTCGGTGAGAACAAAGATTCAACAAGTAGGATGGGATAAAATTTCCATTTGCATCATCACAGTTGCTGAGTTGTACTATGGTGCATATAATTCTAATCGAGTCGAAGAAAATTTAATTCGAGCAGAATTTTTTATTGCACAGTTACCTGTTTTGCCTCTTACGGATTCTGCTGTTAAACACTATGGAGAATTAAAAGCAGAACTTCGCAGATTGGGACAACCAATTGGTGATTTTGATTTACTGATTGCTAGTGTTGCTCTCACAGGTAATTACATTTTAGTTACCAACAATACTCGTCATTACGATCGCATGACTCAATTACAATTGGAAAACTGGTTTCTACCATCATGA
- a CDS encoding cytochrome P450, translated as MKLPNISQTPGLIQILHWILSPMAQMEACAKRYGDIFTLHLMQPVVFVSNPQALQQILTSDTKEFEAPSDWNTVFEPMLGKNSVITLSGSAHRRQRQLLMPPFHGDRMKVYGQVMSQVTEEVMSQWQPEKLFSLRNAMQTITLRVIMQAVFGLYNSERAEDLEKTLCLLLDERENTPIRVLQLYFPALQKDLGPQSPWGRFLRNKARVHQLLQEEIQERREQPDPSRTDILSLLMAATDEVGQPMTDEELRDELMTLLTAGHETTATALTWAMYWIHKLPSVREKLQEELNSLSDKPGTACAKSDRFDYSTVLKLPYLNAVCSETLRIYPVGMLTFPRVVKTPVSICGYDLEPGTILLGSIYLTHQREDLYPEPKQFKPERFLERQFSPYEYLPFGGGARRCIGTAFAQFEMKVVLATILSQLDLALVTKDDIKPKRRGLVTGPHRPIEMTVTSPHSIKPQHLESIPGRLG; from the coding sequence ATGAAACTACCAAACATTTCCCAAACTCCAGGTCTTATCCAAATTCTACATTGGATTCTCAGCCCCATGGCGCAAATGGAAGCTTGTGCCAAACGCTACGGTGACATTTTTACACTACACTTGATGCAACCTGTTGTTTTTGTCAGCAATCCCCAAGCGCTACAACAAATATTAACAAGTGACACAAAAGAATTTGAAGCACCTAGCGACTGGAATACTGTTTTTGAACCAATGCTTGGAAAGAATTCTGTGATTACCTTAAGCGGTAGCGCCCACCGAAGACAACGGCAATTATTAATGCCTCCGTTTCACGGTGACAGAATGAAAGTTTACGGACAAGTGATGAGTCAAGTCACTGAAGAAGTTATGAGCCAATGGCAACCAGAAAAGCTATTTTCTCTGAGAAATGCAATGCAAACAATTACTTTGCGAGTTATCATGCAAGCCGTGTTTGGATTGTATAATAGCGAACGCGCAGAAGACTTAGAAAAAACTTTATGTTTGCTGTTAGATGAACGCGAAAATACTCCCATAAGAGTTCTTCAGCTATATTTTCCTGCCTTACAAAAAGATTTAGGTCCACAAAGCCCTTGGGGAAGATTTCTTCGTAATAAAGCACGAGTTCATCAGCTGCTGCAAGAGGAAATTCAAGAACGACGAGAACAACCCGATCCATCCCGTACTGATATCCTTAGCTTGCTGATGGCTGCTACAGATGAAGTCGGTCAGCCCATGACAGATGAGGAATTACGCGATGAGTTAATGACCTTACTAACAGCAGGTCACGAAACAACCGCGACAGCCCTAACTTGGGCAATGTACTGGATTCACAAGCTACCATCCGTCAGAGAAAAACTGCAAGAGGAACTCAATTCGTTGAGCGATAAGCCGGGTACAGCTTGCGCTAAGAGCGATCGCTTTGATTATAGTACTGTGTTAAAGCTACCCTACCTCAATGCTGTTTGCTCTGAAACTTTACGGATTTATCCGGTAGGTATGCTGACCTTTCCACGGGTAGTTAAAACGCCTGTCTCTATTTGCGGTTATGACCTCGAACCGGGTACAATCCTGCTTGGCTCAATTTATCTGACTCACCAGCGCGAGGACTTATACCCCGAACCCAAGCAGTTTAAACCAGAACGCTTTTTAGAACGGCAATTTTCCCCATACGAATATCTGCCCTTTGGTGGTGGTGCAAGGCGTTGCATTGGTACTGCATTTGCTCAGTTTGAAATGAAAGTGGTATTGGCAACAATTCTTTCTCAGCTAGACTTGGCGCTGGTGACCAAAGATGATATCAAACCAAAACGTCGTGGTTTAGTGACAGGTCCTCATCGCCCGATAGAAATGACAGTCACAAGTCCACATAGCATTAAACCTCAACATTTGGAATCCATCCCTGGTAGGTTGGGTTGA
- a CDS encoding DUF3598 family protein codes for MSTETTVAQLQNWNNFCQYHANNDWYGTWTRYSADGQILETFHCIRSFYVIDNGNEIHHQNYYTYADGTKETKTFGPYKKPITRGLFLDNTFSWGSTKVESGSNFGFETGLRYEDKRASVFIGWDDAGNLERITVIPETLTIFPENASPPSAKELSGNWVGTAKNMTPNWMVSSPVPASWKPLENLADDYQIFHFSDGISISCPRKVAIGQSFLAAIEWQIYHNLLQRGIRNYKDSSLTNFTLQTFSLATE; via the coding sequence ATGAGTACGGAAACAACGGTAGCACAACTACAAAATTGGAATAATTTTTGCCAATACCATGCTAATAACGACTGGTACGGCACTTGGACAAGATACTCTGCTGATGGACAAATCCTAGAGACTTTTCATTGTATTAGAAGTTTTTATGTTATTGATAATGGCAATGAAATTCATCACCAAAACTACTATACATATGCTGATGGCACAAAGGAAACGAAGACCTTTGGTCCCTATAAAAAACCAATTACTAGAGGCTTGTTTTTAGATAATACTTTTTCCTGGGGTTCTACAAAGGTAGAATCTGGTTCAAACTTTGGTTTTGAGACAGGTTTACGCTATGAAGACAAGCGTGCAAGTGTTTTTATCGGGTGGGATGATGCTGGCAACTTAGAAAGAATCACAGTCATTCCCGAAACTCTGACAATTTTCCCAGAAAATGCATCTCCACCCTCTGCAAAAGAGTTGAGCGGTAATTGGGTGGGAACAGCTAAAAACATGACACCTAATTGGATGGTATCATCTCCAGTTCCGGCATCATGGAAACCATTAGAAAATCTAGCTGATGATTACCAGATATTCCATTTTAGCGATGGTATTTCCATCAGTTGTCCGCGAAAAGTTGCCATTGGCCAATCTTTTTTAGCAGCGATAGAGTGGCAGATTTATCATAATTTACTGCAACGTGGTATTCGCAATTATAAAGATTCTAGTTTGACAAATTTCACACTACAAACATTTAGCCTTGCGACTGAGTAA
- the rpoD gene encoding RNA polymerase sigma factor RpoD, protein MNQANNVLEQIAYQPDELEIEMNQPELELEELLIDDEEDLLIGDDGELDEFLEPQSDEDDAKSGKAAKSRRRSQTKKKHYTEDSIRLYLQEIGRIRLLRADEEIELARKIADLLELERIRERLSQQLAREPYDSEWAEAVQLPLPQFRYRLHVGRRAKDKMVQSNLRLVVSIAKKYMNRGLSFQDLIQEGSLGLIRAAEKFDHEKGYKFSTYATWWIRQAITRAIADQSRTIRLPVHLYETISRIKKTTKLLSQEMGRKPTEEEIATRMEMTIEKLRFIAKSAQLPISLETPIGKEEDSRLGDFIESDGETPEDQVSKNLLREDLEKVLDSLSPRERDVLRLRYGLDDGRMKTLEEIGQIFNVTRERIRQIEAKALRKLRHPNRNSVLKEYIR, encoded by the coding sequence ATGAACCAGGCTAATAACGTACTCGAACAAATAGCATATCAGCCTGACGAACTAGAAATCGAGATGAATCAGCCTGAACTCGAGTTGGAAGAACTCTTGATAGATGATGAAGAGGACTTGCTGATTGGCGATGACGGCGAACTTGATGAATTTTTAGAACCTCAGTCTGATGAGGACGACGCAAAGTCTGGGAAAGCCGCTAAATCGCGTCGTCGGTCCCAAACTAAAAAGAAGCATTATACCGAGGATTCGATTCGCCTTTACTTGCAGGAAATAGGACGAATTCGCCTATTACGTGCAGATGAAGAAATTGAACTGGCACGGAAAATTGCCGATCTGCTTGAATTGGAACGGATACGCGAAAGACTTTCACAACAGTTGGCTCGCGAACCTTACGACAGTGAATGGGCAGAAGCGGTACAATTACCACTGCCACAATTCCGCTACCGACTGCATGTTGGTCGTAGAGCGAAAGACAAGATGGTGCAATCCAACCTGCGTCTTGTAGTTTCAATTGCTAAGAAATACATGAATCGGGGTTTGTCTTTCCAAGATTTGATTCAGGAAGGCAGTCTCGGTTTGATTCGCGCTGCAGAAAAGTTTGACCACGAAAAAGGTTATAAGTTTTCTACTTACGCGACATGGTGGATTCGTCAGGCAATCACAAGAGCGATCGCCGATCAATCCCGGACGATCCGTCTGCCAGTTCACCTCTATGAAACCATCTCTCGTATCAAGAAAACAACCAAGCTGCTTTCTCAAGAAATGGGACGCAAACCCACAGAGGAAGAAATTGCTACGAGAATGGAAATGACTATTGAGAAACTGCGGTTTATCGCTAAGTCTGCTCAGTTACCAATTTCACTAGAAACACCAATCGGTAAAGAAGAAGATTCTCGATTAGGTGACTTTATCGAATCCGACGGCGAAACTCCTGAAGATCAAGTCTCCAAGAATCTGCTGAGAGAGGATTTGGAAAAAGTTCTTGATAGTCTCAGCCCTCGCGAACGAGATGTTCTCAGATTGCGCTACGGCTTAGATGATGGTCGCATGAAGACTCTAGAAGAAATTGGACAGATCTTTAATGTCACTCGCGAACGGATTCGCCAAATTGAGGCGAAAGCACTCCGCAAGTTACGCCACCCAAATCGCAATAGCGTTCTTAAGGAGTATATCCGCTAG
- the miaA gene encoding tRNA (adenosine(37)-N6)-dimethylallyltransferase MiaA: protein MTKLIVICGATATGKSGLALALALRLGTIILSADSRQVYREFDIGTAKPTTDEQKLVPHYLIDICNPTDTLTVADYQEQAQALIIRHGDTGDKDASSLTPPFSPSPLPPLLLVGGTGLYIKSITRGMKIPRVAPHQELRSQLESLGQRQLYAMLQQIDPIATKKIHPNDPVRTLRALEVFYVTGRPISEQQGENPPDYPILQIGLDCDPAHLTNRIAWRTEKMIADGLVAEVEFLCQKYGTDLALLNTLGYQEIKQYLAGEISLEKAKELTVLHTRQFAKRQRTWFRAYTEIEWFDAESPNLLEDVWQRLQDFINM from the coding sequence ATGACCAAATTAATTGTGATTTGTGGCGCAACAGCAACAGGTAAGTCAGGGTTAGCATTGGCTTTGGCGTTGCGACTGGGTACTATCATTCTCAGTGCAGATTCCCGTCAGGTATACAGGGAGTTTGATATTGGTACAGCTAAACCTACAACAGATGAACAAAAGTTGGTACCTCATTACTTAATTGATATCTGCAACCCCACAGACACTCTGACAGTTGCTGATTATCAAGAACAAGCACAAGCACTTATTATTAGACACGGGGACACGGGAGATAAAGATGCATCTTCCCTCACTCCCCCCTTCTCCCCTTCTCCCCTTCCTCCCCTCCTCTTAGTTGGCGGTACAGGGCTATACATTAAATCAATAACGCGGGGAATGAAGATTCCTAGAGTAGCACCCCATCAAGAACTGCGATCGCAACTCGAATCATTAGGTCAAAGGCAATTGTACGCCATGTTGCAACAAATTGACCCGATTGCTACAAAAAAAATTCACCCTAACGATCCCGTGCGGACTTTAAGAGCATTAGAAGTATTTTACGTGACTGGTCGTCCAATTTCCGAGCAGCAAGGTGAAAACCCTCCAGATTATCCCATTCTGCAAATTGGTTTAGATTGCGATCCCGCACACCTGACAAACCGCATTGCATGGCGTACTGAAAAGATGATTGCAGATGGTTTGGTAGCTGAGGTAGAGTTTCTTTGCCAGAAGTACGGAACGGATTTAGCTTTACTCAATACTTTGGGATATCAAGAAATCAAGCAATATTTAGCTGGAGAAATTTCTTTAGAGAAAGCTAAAGAACTCACCGTTTTACATACACGGCAATTTGCCAAACGTCAACGGACTTGGTTTAGAGCATATACCGAGATTGAATGGTTTGATGCTGAGAGTCCTAATTTATTAGAAGATGTTTGGCAACGCTTGCAAGATTTTATTAATATGTAG